A stretch of Chitinophaga caeni DNA encodes these proteins:
- a CDS encoding phosphatidylinositol-specific phospholipase C yields MKKQTLLLGLLAFSFMSCQKELTGPVEPQDLEAHDVSTLESLVVNANEWMMNLPGSMNLTQLSIPGTHDSGARFEPIGGTAKCQDLTISEQLNAGTRFLDIRCRHIDDAFAIHHGSIYQNMNFTDVLNMCYDFLDAHPSETIVMSVKEEYNSSNTTRSFEATFDSYIQLNPSKWYMQASVPDLGDVRGKIVLLRRFGASTTPKGIDATSWADNTTFSISNANASLRVQDQYQVPDNNTKWTNITNLFNESATNSNSTLYINFSSGYKPLIFGIPSITTVSNNINPKLETYFTTNTGGRFGIIPMDFANANRNKLIIDTNF; encoded by the coding sequence ATGAAAAAACAAACCCTTTTGCTAGGCTTATTAGCCTTCAGTTTTATGAGCTGTCAAAAAGAGCTTACCGGTCCTGTTGAACCCCAAGATTTGGAAGCCCACGATGTATCAACCCTTGAAAGCCTGGTTGTTAACGCTAATGAATGGATGATGAATTTACCGGGTAGCATGAACTTAACACAACTGTCCATCCCCGGTACACATGATAGCGGCGCCCGTTTTGAACCGATCGGCGGTACGGCCAAATGCCAGGATCTCACCATTTCGGAGCAACTAAATGCCGGGACCCGTTTCCTTGACATCCGCTGCCGTCATATCGATGATGCCTTCGCCATTCATCACGGTTCTATTTATCAGAATATGAACTTTACCGATGTACTCAATATGTGTTACGACTTCCTCGATGCACATCCTTCTGAAACCATCGTGATGAGTGTAAAGGAAGAATACAATTCTTCGAATACAACGAGGAGCTTCGAAGCTACCTTCGATTCTTATATACAATTGAATCCCTCAAAGTGGTACATGCAAGCATCAGTACCGGATTTGGGTGATGTAAGGGGAAAGATCGTTTTGTTGCGCCGGTTCGGTGCATCTACGACGCCTAAGGGTATCGATGCAACGAGCTGGGCCGACAATACCACCTTCAGCATTTCTAATGCAAATGCATCATTAAGGGTACAGGACCAGTATCAAGTGCCGGATAACAATACCAAGTGGACGAATATCACGAACCTATTCAATGAATCCGCTACTAATAGTAACAGTACATTGTATATAAACTTCAGTAGTGGTTATAAACCTTTGATCTTTGGTATTCCCAGTATAACAACTGTTTCGAATAATATTAACCCGAAACTGGAAACTTATTTTACAACGAATACCGGCGGTAGATTTGGTATCATCCCGATGGATTTCGCAAATGCCAACCGGAATAAGTTAATCATCGATACCAACTTTTAA
- a CDS encoding OmpP1/FadL family transporter, whose protein sequence is MMNIRLKRLLLAGTMLTLSTTILKAQDASEALRYSQTVPVGTARSQAIGGAMGSLGGDYSASSINPAGLGFYNTSEIVIAPNFFFNTNTTKYALSTQNPNQFGTYKENKNGLQVPTIGIVLSMPNMKPSSPWRNFTVGIGVNTIANFRRVTYLEGDNYNYSMSDRWVQQLTEDGASLSDALTNYVDGAGLAVNTYLVDTFNVSPNNPSWFTSVNPTTGIQQRDRKVESGGIYETNLSFATNYGDKLYLGMNLGYTILRYKQERLYQEDDISGDDLNEFKYFDYNVNQETEGTGVNIKIGAIYAPVSNVRIGVAFHTPTWYSMNDVTNNSVLANTENFQVNGSSERMTATTDLNDGYPLEFSYNYRTPLKATGSLSYVFGTFQAAKQQGFITADVDYIDYSTSRYKFPGFQSISDQVNEDIKATYKATFNARVGGELKFDWFAVRAGYAYYGSPYENSDFDASIQRLSGGVGYRGKGMFVDLTYVNSMQKDTYYPYTLLYKYSDLPISSGSTKLSTSTIVASVGFKF, encoded by the coding sequence ATGATGAATATAAGATTGAAAAGGCTTCTATTAGCCGGTACCATGCTAACGCTCTCTACAACGATCCTCAAAGCCCAAGATGCTTCGGAAGCCCTCAGGTATAGCCAAACCGTTCCGGTAGGTACTGCCCGCTCGCAAGCTATAGGCGGCGCGATGGGTTCACTCGGTGGAGATTATAGCGCATCGAGTATAAACCCGGCGGGACTAGGGTTTTACAACACCAGCGAAATCGTTATCGCCCCTAATTTCTTCTTCAATACCAATACGACGAAGTATGCTTTAAGCACACAAAATCCTAATCAATTCGGTACTTACAAGGAGAATAAAAATGGATTGCAGGTTCCAACCATCGGGATTGTACTATCGATGCCGAATATGAAACCCAGCTCTCCGTGGAGAAACTTTACCGTGGGCATCGGCGTAAATACAATCGCTAATTTTAGGCGTGTAACTTACCTGGAAGGCGATAACTATAATTATTCAATGTCTGACAGGTGGGTGCAACAACTTACCGAAGACGGGGCTAGTTTAAGCGATGCCTTGACTAATTATGTTGATGGCGCAGGATTAGCGGTAAACACGTACCTGGTTGATACATTTAATGTTTCCCCTAATAACCCTTCCTGGTTTACCAGCGTAAACCCGACCACCGGTATACAACAACGCGACAGGAAGGTAGAATCAGGCGGAATCTATGAAACCAACCTTTCATTTGCCACGAATTATGGCGATAAGCTATACCTCGGGATGAACTTAGGCTATACCATCCTCCGCTATAAACAGGAACGCCTATATCAAGAAGACGATATTTCCGGTGATGATCTGAATGAATTTAAATATTTCGATTACAACGTGAACCAAGAGACGGAAGGCACGGGCGTAAACATTAAAATTGGCGCCATCTACGCCCCCGTTAGTAACGTGAGGATCGGCGTAGCCTTTCATACTCCTACCTGGTACAGCATGAACGACGTAACAAACAACAGCGTTTTGGCTAATACAGAAAACTTCCAAGTTAATGGATCTTCAGAAAGGATGACTGCTACCACCGATTTAAATGACGGTTACCCGTTGGAATTTTCTTATAACTACAGGACGCCGTTAAAAGCTACGGGAAGCCTCTCCTACGTATTCGGGACCTTCCAGGCAGCGAAGCAACAAGGTTTTATCACTGCCGATGTAGATTATATTGATTATAGCACCTCCCGCTATAAATTCCCGGGTTTTCAATCGATTTCGGATCAAGTGAACGAGGATATTAAAGCAACTTACAAGGCAACGTTCAATGCCCGCGTGGGTGGCGAATTGAAGTTTGATTGGTTTGCCGTACGTGCAGGATACGCTTATTACGGTTCCCCTTATGAGAACAGCGATTTCGATGCCAGCATCCAGCGCCTCAGCGGCGGTGTCGGCTACCGCGGGAAGGGCATGTTTGTTGATCTTACGTATGTGAATAGCATGCAGAAAGACACTTATTACCCTTATACTTTATTATACAAGTATTCCGATTTGCCGATTTCTTCCGGCAGCACAAAACTGAGCACCAGTACTATAGTTGCCTCCGTGGGATTCAAATTCTAA
- a CDS encoding lactonase family protein — MKQGLFIGMCCLLALGSQAQQKYLFIGTYTENAQQGIHVLKFDENTAETKEVSVTPSVNPSYLAISPDNKFLYAVNENGGGNGAVSAYQFNSSNGTLTFINSRPSGGDHPCHVVLDKSGRWLVVSNYSGGNFSIYPVDKDGAIGAAVQVVQHKGTGANKNRQEKAHVHSAAFSPDGKYLLIMDLGIDKIMIYNFNKVTGKVSSAKQAFESVLPGSGPRHFTFSPGNKFAYLVEELSGTVTVYAYHEGRLTRLQSISSLPPGATIMNHDAGSADIHISPDGNFLYASNRGTANNIAIYAVDNQSGNIKSISFQPVLGKAPRNFNFDPSAKYLLVANQNTNEVVIFERDMHTGMLSDTGKRIKVFKPVCLKWLN; from the coding sequence ATGAAACAAGGTCTTTTTATCGGTATGTGTTGCCTGTTAGCACTCGGCAGCCAAGCACAACAAAAATATTTATTCATCGGTACCTATACGGAAAATGCACAGCAGGGCATCCATGTACTTAAGTTTGATGAAAATACAGCCGAAACAAAGGAAGTATCGGTGACTCCTTCTGTAAACCCGTCTTACTTGGCAATATCGCCCGATAATAAATTTTTATACGCGGTAAATGAAAATGGCGGTGGAAATGGGGCGGTCAGTGCATATCAATTTAATTCGTCTAACGGAACATTAACTTTTATCAATTCTCGCCCCAGCGGTGGCGATCATCCATGCCATGTTGTTTTGGATAAAAGCGGGCGCTGGTTAGTAGTGTCTAATTACTCGGGTGGAAATTTTTCTATTTACCCTGTTGATAAGGATGGTGCAATAGGCGCAGCGGTGCAAGTGGTGCAGCATAAAGGTACAGGCGCCAATAAAAATAGGCAAGAGAAGGCGCATGTACATTCTGCCGCCTTTTCTCCCGATGGGAAATACCTGTTAATCATGGATCTTGGTATCGATAAGATCATGATTTATAATTTTAATAAGGTTACCGGGAAAGTAAGTTCTGCCAAGCAGGCATTTGAGTCGGTGTTGCCGGGTTCCGGTCCCAGGCATTTTACTTTTTCCCCTGGTAATAAATTTGCTTACCTAGTCGAAGAGTTAAGCGGTACGGTAACAGTATATGCTTACCACGAGGGTAGGTTAACCAGGTTACAATCTATTTCATCATTGCCGCCCGGGGCTACTATCATGAATCATGATGCCGGGAGTGCCGATATTCATATTAGCCCGGATGGAAATTTTTTATATGCTTCCAATAGGGGTACTGCCAATAATATTGCGATATATGCAGTGGACAATCAGTCCGGGAATATTAAAAGCATCAGCTTTCAACCGGTATTAGGAAAGGCGCCGAGAAATTTCAATTTCGACCCTAGTGCCAAGTATTTATTAGTCGCCAATCAAAATACGAATGAGGTCGTGATTTTTGAAAGGGATATGCACACCGGGATGTTGTCGGATACCGGGAAGCGGATCAAGGTTTTCAAGCCGGTTTGTCTGAAGTGGTTGAATTGA
- a CDS encoding substrate-binding domain-containing protein — protein MKKIISCIGAGIITIAVQAQEHRFDPPWNDAPEAAVNFTVPGIDNVPDIYGDINDPQLVVFFAGNQFMCVDDLLAAFKKQYPQYKRVLVETLPPGILAKQIQGGSLTIGNMRITVQPDIYAAGKARVASMNTLFSDTATYAYNSLSLMVHQGNPKKVAGLKDLSREDLRISMPNPAWEGIAKQIEKAYIAAGGERLLEAVMKTKVADGSTWLTKIHHRESPLRILNEQSDVAPVWLSEVLYQERMHHPVESIKIPASENIRATYVIAKLKHAIHSCAATDFFNFMQSDEVKRIYRKYGFDTDG, from the coding sequence ATGAAAAAGATCATATCTTGTATTGGCGCGGGTATAATTACGATCGCCGTACAAGCTCAAGAACACCGTTTTGATCCACCATGGAACGATGCGCCGGAAGCCGCCGTGAATTTTACTGTTCCCGGTATTGATAATGTCCCGGATATTTATGGTGATATCAATGATCCGCAACTTGTTGTTTTTTTTGCCGGGAATCAATTCATGTGCGTGGACGATTTATTAGCTGCTTTTAAAAAGCAGTACCCGCAATACAAGCGCGTCCTTGTTGAAACTTTACCTCCCGGGATATTGGCTAAACAAATTCAGGGTGGGAGTTTAACGATAGGGAATATGCGCATTACCGTGCAGCCGGATATTTATGCCGCCGGGAAGGCCAGGGTGGCATCCATGAATACATTGTTTTCTGATACGGCAACCTATGCATATAATTCCTTAAGCTTGATGGTGCATCAAGGGAACCCTAAGAAGGTGGCGGGTTTGAAAGATCTATCAAGGGAAGATCTGCGCATCAGTATGCCTAACCCTGCGTGGGAAGGCATCGCTAAACAAATCGAAAAGGCGTATATCGCTGCCGGGGGTGAGCGCTTGCTGGAGGCAGTCATGAAAACAAAGGTTGCGGATGGTAGCACTTGGCTCACCAAGATCCACCATAGGGAAAGTCCCTTAAGGATATTAAATGAACAAAGCGATGTGGCCCCGGTATGGTTGTCGGAGGTGCTTTACCAGGAAAGGATGCATCACCCGGTGGAATCAATAAAGATACCGGCATCGGAAAATATCAGGGCAACTTATGTTATCGCGAAATTGAAGCATGCTATACATAGCTGCGCTGCTACTGATTTTTTTAACTTTATGCAGTCCGATGAGGTAAAAAGAATTTACCGTAAATATGGATTTGATACGGATGGATGA
- a CDS encoding sugar phosphate isomerase/epimerase family protein, translating to MRRRQFLQSLAVGAVSLSATSSLFARAPHSKSLGLQLFSVRDYVAKDLEGTLERLAKIGYKKLEIYGYDGKFFGKTTAEFKRILDNTGMKVISSHHTTGIAMKMKGTLTDGWDKAVEDIHSLGAKYMACAFLFPQERTAENYAKLPDLLNKSGEKSKKAGIQFAYHNHDFEFEKYKDTLVYDYLVNSTQANLVKMEMDLYWISKAGHDPVAYFDKYPGRFPLWHVKDMEAGTGDITNVGGGVINFDKIFAARKKAGLEQWFVEQDVSKGDMFESIKKSYDYLIKKPYV from the coding sequence ATGAGAAGAAGACAATTTCTGCAATCACTAGCGGTTGGAGCCGTTAGCTTGTCCGCAACTTCGTCCTTATTTGCGAGGGCGCCCCATAGTAAATCCTTGGGATTACAACTTTTTTCAGTGAGGGATTACGTGGCCAAAGACCTGGAAGGTACCTTGGAACGACTTGCCAAGATCGGCTATAAAAAGCTGGAAATCTACGGTTACGATGGGAAATTCTTCGGCAAAACTACAGCCGAGTTTAAACGGATCCTGGATAATACCGGCATGAAGGTGATCAGCTCGCATCACACCACCGGCATCGCCATGAAAATGAAAGGCACACTGACCGATGGTTGGGATAAGGCGGTGGAAGATATCCATAGCCTGGGAGCGAAGTATATGGCCTGCGCATTTCTTTTCCCGCAAGAAAGAACGGCGGAGAATTATGCAAAATTGCCTGATCTGCTCAATAAATCTGGCGAAAAATCCAAGAAGGCCGGTATTCAATTCGCCTATCACAACCACGATTTCGAATTTGAAAAATATAAGGATACCTTGGTATACGATTACCTGGTCAACAGCACGCAAGCGAACCTGGTAAAGATGGAAATGGACCTTTATTGGATCAGTAAAGCGGGGCATGACCCGGTGGCGTATTTCGATAAATATCCCGGTCGCTTCCCGTTGTGGCATGTTAAAGACATGGAAGCCGGCACTGGAGATATCACGAATGTAGGCGGGGGTGTCATTAACTTCGATAAGATCTTCGCCGCCAGGAAAAAAGCCGGGCTCGAACAATGGTTCGTTGAACAGGATGTAAGCAAAGGAGACATGTTTGAAAGTATCAAGAAAAGCTATGATTACTTGATCAAGAAACCTTACGTATAA
- a CDS encoding DsrE family protein yields the protein MRKYLFLLLALVVVSRAGFAQGQIEQHRQFTGAKAGKSFYKAIYQLDTNVPGRINKAIRNINNLLNDPRLKGKIEVELVAFSKGTDAYLKNSGFEKAFRELAEKGVIIAQCENTMRERKLSKDQLYDFVAYVPSGNGELVIRGSDGWVIVKP from the coding sequence ATGAGAAAGTATCTATTCCTGTTGTTAGCGTTAGTGGTTGTATCCCGGGCGGGATTCGCACAAGGTCAAATTGAACAGCATCGACAGTTCACCGGTGCGAAAGCGGGGAAGTCCTTCTACAAGGCTATTTACCAATTAGACACCAATGTACCTGGAAGAATAAACAAGGCCATCAGGAACATTAATAACCTATTGAATGACCCACGTTTGAAAGGTAAAATTGAGGTTGAACTGGTGGCTTTTTCCAAGGGAACGGATGCTTATCTGAAGAACTCCGGTTTTGAGAAGGCATTCAGAGAGTTGGCAGAGAAAGGAGTCATAATCGCGCAATGCGAAAACACGATGAGGGAAAGGAAACTGTCTAAAGACCAACTGTATGATTTCGTTGCTTACGTTCCTTCGGGGAATGGTGAACTGGTCATAAGGGGTAGTGATGGTTGGGTAATCGTGAAACCATAA
- a CDS encoding c-type cytochrome, with protein sequence MKTQDSSAAIPQQTVKRISKLINLMVVLVILTLAMLANFYWFYQPRQASNPQPSEELKSNAPQLPSVSAFPIMPFPANDEGKLAEYGKKLITETYKFIGPESALKITGNHLACSNCHLDAGTKAFAAPYIGLMGVFPIYIGRENKVESLEERVNGCFERSMNGHALADTSKEMRAIVTYIKHLSYNTGVGKRLEGQGFTKIEVPNRAANLVAGAKIYKAKCVSCHGDHGQGLPGSGGNKEGGYIYPPLWGNDSYNDGAGMARLLTAAAFIKGNMPFGASAATSILSDEEAYDVAAFVNSHDRPVKRNKELDYPDLAKKPKDCPYPPYADNIPREQHRYGPYFTAR encoded by the coding sequence ATGAAAACGCAAGATTCAAGTGCGGCTATTCCACAACAAACAGTTAAGCGCATCAGTAAGCTGATCAATTTAATGGTGGTGCTGGTTATTTTAACCCTGGCCATGCTGGCCAATTTTTACTGGTTTTATCAACCGCGGCAAGCATCCAACCCCCAACCGTCGGAGGAGTTAAAAAGCAATGCTCCTCAATTACCATCCGTATCGGCCTTTCCTATCATGCCATTTCCTGCTAATGATGAAGGGAAACTAGCCGAATACGGGAAAAAACTAATTACCGAAACTTACAAGTTCATCGGCCCGGAAAGCGCTTTGAAGATAACGGGGAATCATCTGGCCTGCTCCAATTGCCACCTAGATGCCGGGACGAAAGCCTTCGCCGCCCCTTATATCGGGTTAATGGGTGTCTTCCCAATTTATATAGGCCGGGAGAATAAAGTTGAGTCGCTGGAGGAGCGCGTGAACGGTTGCTTTGAAAGGAGTATGAACGGTCATGCCCTGGCTGATACAAGCAAGGAAATGCGGGCGATCGTAACTTATATTAAACACCTGAGCTATAATACAGGTGTTGGCAAAAGACTCGAAGGACAAGGCTTTACCAAAATTGAGGTACCCAACCGTGCTGCTAACTTGGTAGCGGGAGCGAAAATATACAAGGCGAAATGTGTTTCCTGCCACGGCGATCATGGGCAAGGATTGCCCGGTTCCGGTGGCAACAAAGAAGGAGGGTATATTTACCCGCCCTTGTGGGGTAATGATTCTTATAACGATGGCGCCGGCATGGCGCGTTTACTTACCGCGGCAGCATTTATTAAAGGAAATATGCCGTTCGGAGCCAGTGCGGCAACTTCCATCCTCAGCGATGAAGAAGCGTATGATGTCGCGGCTTTCGTGAATAGCCATGACAGGCCGGTAAAAAGGAACAAGGAACTAGATTACCCCGATTTAGCGAAGAAACCAAAAGATTGTCCTTACCCTCCTTACGCGGATAACATCCCGCGGGAACAGCATCGCTATGGGCCATATTTTACCGCCCGTTAA
- the proS gene encoding proline--tRNA ligase, translating to MSKEITARSQDYAQWYNDLILKGGLADYSAVRGCMVIKPYGFALWENMRDVLDRMFKETGHQNAYFPLFIPKSFLSREADHVEGFAKECAVVTHYRLKNDPGGGGVIVDPEAKLDEELIVRPTSETIIWNTYKDWIQSYRDLPLLVNQWANVVRWEMRTRLFLRTAEFLWQEGHTAHATAEEAVAETKQMLDVYADFVENYMAVPVIKGVKSPSERFAGAVDTYCIEALMQDGKALQAGTSHFLGQNFAKAFDVKFSNKENKLDYVWATSWGVSTRLVGALVMAHSDDEGLILPPKIAPIQVVFVPIYKGDDQKAAIDDKVHEIMAELKKAGIRVKYDDGDNARPGWKFAEYELKGVPLRVAIGARDIQNNVAEVARRDTRSKESLPLDNLAGQLVELLDNIQQSMFNKAKVFRDEHITKADTFEEFEKLLEEKTGFVSAHWDGTTETEEKIKELTKATIRCIPLNNPQEEGKCILTGKPSKERVLFAKAY from the coding sequence ATGAGTAAAGAGATCACGGCACGTTCACAAGATTACGCCCAATGGTATAATGATTTGATTCTGAAAGGTGGTTTGGCCGATTATTCGGCCGTAAGGGGTTGTATGGTGATCAAGCCATACGGTTTTGCGCTTTGGGAAAATATGCGCGATGTTTTAGACAGGATGTTTAAAGAAACGGGGCACCAGAACGCTTATTTCCCGCTATTCATTCCAAAAAGCTTCCTGAGCCGCGAAGCGGATCACGTGGAAGGCTTTGCCAAGGAATGCGCGGTTGTAACGCATTACCGGCTTAAAAATGATCCTGGTGGCGGTGGCGTGATCGTGGATCCCGAAGCGAAGCTCGATGAAGAGTTGATCGTTCGCCCGACCTCTGAAACCATTATTTGGAATACGTACAAGGACTGGATCCAATCTTACCGGGATTTGCCGCTGTTGGTAAACCAGTGGGCCAACGTGGTGCGTTGGGAAATGAGGACCAGGTTGTTTTTGCGTACCGCCGAGTTTCTTTGGCAGGAAGGTCATACCGCCCATGCTACCGCCGAAGAGGCCGTGGCCGAAACGAAGCAGATGTTGGATGTATATGCTGATTTCGTTGAAAATTACATGGCGGTGCCTGTAATAAAAGGTGTGAAATCACCTTCGGAAAGGTTTGCCGGCGCCGTAGATACTTATTGTATTGAAGCGCTGATGCAAGATGGTAAAGCTTTGCAAGCCGGAACTTCGCATTTTCTCGGTCAAAATTTCGCGAAGGCTTTCGATGTTAAATTCTCTAACAAGGAAAATAAACTTGATTACGTCTGGGCTACCAGCTGGGGCGTTTCTACCCGCTTGGTCGGCGCCCTCGTAATGGCCCACAGCGATGATGAAGGCCTGATTTTACCTCCTAAAATTGCTCCTATACAGGTCGTTTTTGTACCGATCTATAAAGGTGATGATCAAAAGGCTGCTATCGATGATAAGGTTCACGAGATCATGGCAGAATTGAAAAAGGCCGGGATCAGGGTAAAGTATGATGATGGTGATAATGCACGCCCAGGTTGGAAGTTCGCGGAATATGAGCTGAAAGGTGTACCGCTAAGGGTGGCCATCGGGGCCAGGGATATTCAAAATAACGTGGCGGAAGTGGCCCGCAGGGATACCCGCAGCAAGGAAAGTCTCCCGCTCGATAACCTGGCCGGGCAACTGGTCGAATTGCTTGATAATATCCAGCAATCCATGTTTAACAAGGCCAAGGTGTTTAGGGATGAGCATATCACGAAAGCTGATACTTTCGAAGAATTTGAAAAATTATTGGAGGAAAAGACCGGTTTCGTTTCCGCTCACTGGGACGGAACGACTGAAACGGAAGAAAAAATTAAAGAATTAACTAAAGCGACCATTCGTTGTATACCGCTTAATAATCCCCAGGAAGAAGGAAAATGTATCCTAACGGGTAAACCTTCGAAAGAAAGGGTGTTGTTCGCGAAAGCATACTAA